A genomic segment from Perca flavescens isolate YP-PL-M2 chromosome 13, PFLA_1.0, whole genome shotgun sequence encodes:
- the LOC114566591 gene encoding neuronal migration protein doublecortin has translation MELDFGHFDERDKASRNPRGGRLNGLPSPTHSAHCSFYRTRTLQALTNEKKAKKVRFYRNGDRYFKGIVYAVANDRFRTFDSLLADLTRSLSDHINLPQGVRFIFTIDGTRKIVSMDELEEGESYVCASENIYKKVDYTKNVNPNWSVNVKASASQKNMQAFVAKAAGGESKDFIRPKLVTVMRSGVKPRKAVRVLLNKKTAHSFEQVLTDITEAIKLESGAVKRIYTLDGKQVTCLQDFFGDDDVFIACGPEKFRYAQDDFSLDENECRVMKGAKAQRGSVKSPGPIRRIKSPAESTNGTGSSSQLSTPISKHSPTSTPNSPGLNNKQKDLYLPLSLDDDDSLGESM, from the exons ATGGAGCTAGACTTTGGACATTTTGATGAGCGAGACAAGGCATCCCGTAACCCGCGGGGCGGGCGCCTGAATGGACTTCCCAGCCCTACCCACAGCGCCCACTGCAGCTTCTACCGCACGCGCACTCTGCAGGCCCTCACCAATGAGAAGAAAGCCAAAAAGGTGCGCTTCTACCGCAACGGAGACCGCTACTTCAAGGGCATCGTGTACGCTGTGGCCAACGACCGATTCCGCACCTTTGACTCATTGCTGGCTGACCTCACACGCTCGCTCTCTGACCACATCAACTTGCCACAAGGTGTCCGCTTCATCTTCACTATTGACGGCACACGCAAGATCGTCTCAATGGATGAGCTAGAGGAAG GGGAAAGCTATGTTTGTGCATCAGAGAACATCTACAAGAAGGTTGACTACACAAAGAACGTCAACCCCAACTGGTCCGTGAATGTAAAGGCCTCAGCGAGCCAGAAGAACATGCAAGCCTTTGTTGCCAAAGCTGCCGGAGGAGAGAGCAAGGACTTTATTCGACCCAAGCTAGTGACGGTGATGCGCAGCGGCGTGAAGCCACGAAAGGCTGTGCGCGTCCTGCTCAATAAGAAAACGGCACACTCCTTCGAGCAGGTGCTCACCGACATCACAGAGGCCATTAAACTCGAAAGCGGCGCGGTCAAGAGGATCTACACACTTGACGGAAAGCAG GTTACCTGCCTTCAAGATTTCTTTGGCGATGACGATGTCTTCATTGCATGTGGACCAGAGAAATTCCGCTACGCCCAGGACGACTTCTCTCTGGATGAGAACG AATGCAGGGTGATGAAGGGAGCCAAAGCTCAACGTGGTTCAGTTAAGAGTCCTGGTCCGATCAGGCGCATCAAGTCTCCTGCTGAATCGA CCAACGGGACAGGCTCCAGCAGCCAGCTCTCCACCCCAATTTCCAAGCATTCCCCCACCTCCACCCCCAACAGTCCAGGCCTCAACAACAAGCAGAAG GATCTCTACTTGCCCTTATCTCTGGATGATGATGACTCTCTCGGCGAATCAATGTAG